The following coding sequences are from one Rutidosis leptorrhynchoides isolate AG116_Rl617_1_P2 chromosome 11, CSIRO_AGI_Rlap_v1, whole genome shotgun sequence window:
- the LOC139875447 gene encoding replication protein A 70 kDa DNA-binding subunit B-like: MSRSIKNISVAAIDRRQVNFNLKVKVVRVVQKLGHGFDEGKPTLELIVCDDMGHKIVVNIRNNLKDKFDVLIKEWGTYYVIGRVSFYGPIQDFKNTGELKNNSLEVDATLWGKFAIDFDNHIKYVSDDSSVILIIQFGVTKPHNRKLAVSTDWNYTNVVFDKNHPQIVDFRQRLNEIHSGDNSIGSLAPSLSVIPPRDRNPKAWFKDAKHLGLNQLNPTLKGIFIVVATINTILPDDLWYYIACKKCNKSAKPVTPNYDLTLDIDQLLALERKCYACRDKPDPVIRFKVPIRVENPTGTASFTVFETVVKKFVTKTAYQLMKEMFEDDDYPEDLEALLEKTLLFKIEVTNFNNERGIRNYTVKDATDNPEYLQIFETFKVDHPFQCEDVEGEPSSDLLTYSVNFASNDDASGCRSIDLSDDIGFSPPLKKIKQELLTTPGSVKSSTTKVKWSDRFE, translated from the exons ATGTCTCGATCAATCAAGAACATTTCTGTAGCAGCTATTGACAGACGACAAGTGAATTTTAATCTCAAAGTTAAAGTCGTTCGAGTTGTTCAAAAGCTTGGTCACGGATTTGACGAAGGCAAGCCCACTCTTGAGCTCATTGTGTGTGATGATATG GGCCATAAAATTGTAGTAAACATCCGTAACAACCTGAAGGACAAGTTTGATGTTCTCATCAAAGAATGGGGCACTTATT ATGTTATTGGTCGTGTATCGTTCTATGGTCCAATACAGGATTTCAAAAACACCGGTGAACTAAAGAACAA TTCTTTGGAAGTTGATGCAACTCTGTGGGGTAAATTCGCCATTGATTTCGACAACCATATCAAATATGTGTCTGATGATTCTTCTGTGATCTTGATCATTCAGTTTGGAGTCACCAAGCCTCATAACA GGAAGCTGGCCGTGTCCACCGACTGGAATTACACTAATGTAGTCTTTGACAAAAACCATCCGCAGATTGTTGATTTCCGACAACG CCTCAATGAAATCCATTCTGGTGACAATTCAATTGGTTCCTTAGCTCCTTCTTTGTCAGTGATCCCACCTCGTGATCGTAATCCGAAAGCTTGGTTTAAAGATGCAAAGCATCTTGGTTTAAATCAGTTGAACCCTACATTG AAAGGTATCTTCATTGTTGTAGCCACAATCAACACCATACTTCCAGACGATCTTTGGTACTACATTGCCTGCAAGAAATGTAATAAGAGTGCAAAGCCTGTTACCCCCAACTATGATCTTACTTTGGACATTGATCAGCTATTAGCTTTGGAGCGAAAGTGTTATGCGTGTAGAGATAAGCCGGATCCGGTAATTAG GTTTAAAGTGCCAATCCGTGTGGAAAATCCAACTGGCACAGCATCTTTTACAGTTTTTGAAACGGTTGTCAAGAAGTTTGTTACCAAAACAGCATATCAGTTAATGAAGGAGATGTTTGAAGATGATGATTATCCGGAAGACTTGGAAGCTTTGTTGGAGAAGACCCTTCTTTTTAAGATAGAGGTCACTAATTTCAACAACGAACGGGGTATTCGCAATTACACTGTTAAAGATGCTACCGACAACCCTGAGTATTTACAAATCTTTGAAACCTTCAAG GTTGATCATCCATTTCAATGTGAAGATGTTGAGGGCGAACCATCATCTGATCTGCTGACTTATTCAGTTAAT TTTGCTTCTAATGATGATGCGAGTGGTTGTCGGTCCATCGATCTCAGTGACGATATTGGTTTTAGCCCGCCATTGAAAAAAATCAAACAAGAACTTTTAACGACTCCCGGATCTGTGAAGTCTTCGACTACCAAGGTAAAATGGTCCGATCGTTTTGAATAG
- the LOC139875448 gene encoding F-box protein At2g35280-like, producing the protein MAATQYSIVEALPQDMLAEILSRVGRDSCQQLFLTKTVCRDFSEVSFDPLVFKRLCLDRFPIVHFGNPKLTMLFDRCFFYGNPNMIYRRGLTCYFNSHDYTELGLRLLKQATEMKVLEAVYVYGLIMFAKHEIKFRDVGLQILIEAFPPLPDLVVAVRNRVFAMLSRLWLFNRQPFEEVATRCPNLAHQGYWPDAHGWEQQLQPPDCMSCFWAFELGVFVQRFHYQ; encoded by the coding sequence ATGGCGGCAACTCAATATAGCATTGTTGAAGCTCTTCCCCAGGACATGCTAGCAGAAATATTGTCTCGAGTTGGGCGAGATTCTTGTCAACAGTTGTTCTTAACTAAGACTGTTTGCAGAGATTTTTCGGAGGTCTCCTTTGATCCTTTAGTTTTTAAACGTCTTTGCTTAGATAGGTTTCCTATTGTGCATTTTGGCAACCCTAAATTAACAATGTTGTTTGATCGTTGTTTTTTCTATGGAAACCCTAATATGATTTATCGAAGGGGTTTAACCTGTTATTTTAATTCACATGACTATACTGAGTTAGGGCTTCGTTTATTAAAACAGGCAACTGAAATGAAAGTTTTAGAAgctgtttatgtttatggtttgatAATGTTTGCTAAGCATGAAATCAAGTTTAGGGATGTTGGTTTACAAATCCTAATTGAAGCGTTCCCACCCTTACCTGATTTGGTAGTTGCTGTTCGAAATCGGGTTTTTGCTATGCTTTCAAGGTTATGGTTGTTTAACCGCCAACCTTTTGAGGAAGTGGCAACCAGGTGCCCTAACTTAGCCCACCAAGGTTATTGGCCAGATGCACATGGCTGGGAACAACAATTGCAACCACCAGATTGCATGTCGTGTTTCTGGGCTTTTGAGTTGGGTGTCTTTGTTCAACGATTTCATTATCAATAG
- the LOC139875449 gene encoding uncharacterized protein gives MDRVLRTSSRNNKSKQAESSNEELFIKRKQPSRDFEFDVNGSNSDLTNTIGTKFVNSSTTQCTSSFFKENMFQTSTSKQGECSHTIATPAPKTPSVILGNPSLTNSDQCCSTEESVSKDARSKRKSVINKRWRRKITPIAFDIEQLISNEVQKTSFKGISNDYVDDGDMTYVCSACGAKLWLKETKRGKLTQQQTGAESLCCQKGKVALPEWTKSPPKLIWDLYTNNHPKSKHFLENIRQYNMIFAFTSMGGKVDNRFNKNCGPYTFRISGQNFHRYGGLLPNVGHKPKFGQLYIYDTSNEAHNRKEAIRGKNKTISTSSSHSLDEDLIVQIMQVLDEHNPLVKTFRMARERFKDDPNMQLKIKLIGGRTKDGRNYNLPTVDEVAALIVGDINVSSFDERDILIDSHVEGLKRISELHPEYLALQYPLLFVYAEDGYRTDILHRDVDVNERAEPTPVHLGRKLYQQFVVDAYTMIESERISYIRKNQKILRADTFNNIMNVSLSGNVVNSMMGNMIKLPSSFTGSARYMIENYRDAMALCRVFGYPDLFLTFTCNPKWPEITRELDGTGFKAEDKPGLCARMFKMKLDQLMKDIRKQKIFGTLKAEVYTVEFQKRGLPHAHICLFLDERSKMPQPEDVDKYICAEIPDEVNEPELYQLVSDLMMHGPCGDKNPSCQCTDTETKKCTKRFPKPFSDVTKTDADGYPIYRRRNDGRTVRKQGHDLDNSCVVAYNPKLLKMYQAHLNVEWCNQIGSIRYLFKYINKGNDKITAHLCDQETDEIKQYYDCRYVSSCEAMWRIFSFDIHHHRPSVIRLPFHLEGEHQIIFDEDEIIEQVLEKPSVNTSMFLEWMKCNRCSKQARELTYVDFPTKFIWDKDDRVWKLRKRKTGAIGRIHHVSPAAGDLFYLRILLNKVKGPTSYEEIRTVNGVLFDNFKDACYHLGLLDDDNEYIEATKEAFFGEGGHFVRNFFAQLLLTNTMSRPEDVFEKTFEFLSVDVVHPNRPGTKIGNELLKDLTLQEIERLLQRNSSSLRNFSSMPFPSYNTRDIFENHLIIDELSYDKSTLEVEHADFITKLTTEQKDAYDQITKAVDEGTGAAFFLYGYGGTGKTFLWKTLTAALRSKGEIVLNVATNGIAALLLSGGRTAHSRFRIPLQPTDESFCTIKSDSNLAELIRRAKLIIWDEAPMVNKLCVEALDRSFRDICRQINHNSMDTIFGEKIVVFGGDFRQILPVIQKGTRQDIVAASLNSSYLWDYVTVLKLTVNMRLGGIGASATDSETRMFAEWILDIGNGDVGESEDGVFDIEIPQDLLITDYVDPIGSMISTIYPEYLLNLANPQYYQQRAILAPTHEVVDIINDRMMQCLEGEERSYLSSDSICASQRDTDFNSELYNTDFLNSIEVGGLPKHNLRLKVGVPVMLLRNVDQAGGLCNGIRLQVIELGERMIKAKILTGSNVGKITAISRMLIVPTDKRIPFRFQRRQYPLSVCFTMTINKIQGQSLEHVGLFLPKPVFSHGQLYVALSRVTNRQGIKILILDKDNKISNKTKNVVFKEVLQHL, from the exons ATGGACAGAGTTTTGAGAACATCTTCACGTAACAATAAATCAAAACAAGCAGAAAGTAGCAACGAAGAACTTTTCATCAAGAGAAAACAACCATCAAGGGATTTTGAGTTTGATGTTAATGGATCAAATTCAG ATTTAACCAACACAATTGGAACAAAGTTTGTGAATTCATCTACAACACAATGTACATCAAGTTTCTTTAAAGAAAACATGTTCCAAACATCGACATCTAAACAGGGTGAATGTTCACATACCATTGCAACTCCTGCACCGAAAACACCAAGTGTTATATTAGGTAATCCATCACTTACAAATAGTGACCAATGTTGTTCTACAGAAGAAAGTGTATCCAAAG ATGCACGGTCAAAGCGTAAATCAGTTATCAACAAACGTTGGAGGAGAAAGATTACACCCATTGCtttcgacattgaacaactgatctCCAATGAAGTTCAAAAAACATCATTCAAGGGAATTTCAAACG ATTATGTTGATGACGGAGATATGACTTATGTATGTTCTGCCTGCGGTGCTAAATTATGGCTTAAAGAGACTAAACGTGGGAAACTAACTCAACAGCAAACTGGTGCAGAGTCACTTTGTTGTCAGAAAGGTAAAGTTGCACTTCCAGAGTGGACCAAGTCTCCTCCTAAATTAATTTGGGATCTATATACCAACAATCATCCAAAAAGTAAACATTTCCTTGAGAATATTAGACAGTACAACATGATTTTTGCGTTTACTTCCATGGGTGGCAAGGTGGACAAtcgattcaataaaaattgtggcCCTTATACATTTCGTATTAGTGGTCAAAATTTTCACCGGTATGGAGGTTTATTACCAAATGTTGGTCACAAGCCCAAATTCGGACAGTTATACATATACGATACTTCAAATGAAGCCCATAACAGGAAAGAAGCAATCAG AGGGAAAAACAAGACAATATCGACGTCATCAAGTCATTCACTAGACGAGGATCTCATTGTTCAAATAATGCAAGTTCTCGATGAACATAATCCTCTTGTCAAGACTTTTCGGATGGCCCGTGAAAGGTTTAAAGATGATCCTAATATGCAGTTGAAGATTAAATTAATTGGTGGACGAACCAAAGATGGACGTAATTACAATCTGCCAACGGTTGATGAAGTTGCGGCACTTATTGTTGGTGATATCAATGTATCTTCCTTTGACGAAAGGGATATATTAATTGATAGTCATGTTGAAGGGTTAAAACGAATCTCTGAGCTTCACCCTGAATATTTAGCTCTACAATACCCACTTCTGTTTGTTTACGCAGAAGATGGGTACCGTACAGACATACTTCATCGTGATGTCGATGTCAAT GAACGTGCTGAACCCACACCTGTGCACTTAGGCCGTAAGTTGTATCAACAATTCGTAGTAGATGCTTACACTATGATTGAGTCTGAAAGAATATCATACATAAGGAAGAATCAAAAAATTCTAAGAGCTGATACTTTCAACAACATAATGAATGTATCGTTATCGGGTAATGTGGTTAATAGTATGATGGGAAATATGATAAAACTTCCATCCTCATTCACGGGTAGTGCTAGATATATGATTGAGAATTATCGTGATGCTATGGCACTTTGTCGTGTATTTGGCTATCCCGACTTATTCTTAACTTTTACATGTAATCCAAAGTGGCCAGAAATCACAAGAGAATTGGACGGGACAGGATTTAAAGCAGAAGACAAACCTGGTTTGTGTGCAAGGATGTTTAAAATGAAGCTCGACCAACTGATGAAAGATATAAGGAAACAAAAGATTTTTGGTACTTTGAAAGCAG aAGTGTACACAGTGGAATTTCAAAAACGTGGATTGCCTCATGCCCATATATGCTTATTCCTTGATGAAAGAAGCAAAATGCCTCAACCAGAAGATGTAGATAAGTATATATGCGCTGAAATACCGGACGAAGTCAACGAACCAGAACTGTATCAACTCGTGTCAGATTTAATGATGCACGGTCCTTGTGGGGACAAGAATCCATCGTGCCAATGCACTGATACAGAAACCAAAAAATGTACAAAAAGGTTTCCAAAACCTTTTTCAGATGTCACAAAAACTGATGCAGACGGTTATCCAATCTACCGAAGAAGGAATGACGGAAGAACGGTCAGAAAACAAGGTCACGATTTGGATAACAGCTGTGTGGTAGCTTATAACCCTAAACTACTCAAAATGTACCAAGCACATCTCAATGTAGAGTGGTGTAACCAAATAGGTTCAATTCGATATTTGTTCAAATATATCAACAAGGGCAACGATAAAATTACAGCACATCTCTGTGATCAAGAAACTGATGAAATTAAACAATACTATGATTGTAGATATGTTTCATCTTGTGAAGCAATGTGGAGAATTTTCTCATTTGATATACATCATCATCGCCCATCAGTTATAAGATTACCCTTCCATTTAGAGGGAGAACATCAAatcatttttgatgaagatgaaatAATAGAACAAGTATTAGAAAAACCATCTGTGAATACATCAATGTTTCTAGAATGGATGAAGTGTAACAGGTGCAGCAAACAAGCACGTGAGTTGACTTATGTTGATTTCCCGACAAAGTTCATTTGGGACAAAGACGACAGGGTGTGGAAGTTGCGTAAAAGAAAAACCGGTGCAATTGGACGTATTCATCATGTGTCACCAGCTGCTGGTGATCTTTTCTATCTTAGAATTCTTCTAAACAAGGTTAAAGGTCCAACTTCGTATGAAGAAATCCGAACGGTAAATGGTGTCCTATTTGATAACTTCAAAGATGCTTGCTACCATTTAGGTTTATTGGATGATGATAACGAGTATATAGAAGCTACTAAAGAGGCTTTTTTTGGGGAGGGTGGACATTTTGTTAGAAATTTTTTTGCACAGCTACTGTTAACTAACACTATGAGTCGACCGGAAGATGTTTTTGAAAAAACATTTGAATTTTTGTCGGTAGATGTCGTTCATCCAAACAGACCAG GAACAAAAATTGGGAACGAACTTTTGAAAGATTTGACTTTACAAGAGATCGAAAGATTACTTCAACGTAATAGTAGTTCATTGAGAAATTTTAGTTCAATGCCTTTTCCATCTTATAATACAAGGGATATTTTTGAAAACCATCTTATTATAGATGAACTCTCCTACGACAAAAGTACACTTGAAGTTGAACATGCAGATTTCATTACCAAGTTAACAACAGAACAAAAGGATGCATATGATCAGATAACAAAGGCTGTTGATGAAGGCACTGGAGCTGCGTTCTTTTTGTACGGATATGGTGGTACTGGAAAAACATTTCTCTGGAAAACACTAACAGCTGCATTACGAAGTAAAGGAGAAATTGTTTTAAATGTTGCAACAAATGGGATTGCAGCTTTATTGTTATCTGGAGGTCGGACAGCTCATTCACGTTTTAGAATACCACTTCAACCAACAGATGAGTCTTTTTGTACTATTAAGTCGGACAGCAATTTGGCTGAACTAATTAGGAGGGCAAAACTAATTATTTGGGATGAGGCCCCAATGGTAAACAAGCTGTGTGTTGAAGCGTTGGATCGTTCTTTTCGTGATATATGCCGTCAAATCAATCATAATAGCATGGATACAATATTTGGCGAAAAAATTGTTGTTTTTGGTGGTGATTTTCGACAAATATTACCGGTTATTCAAAAGGGTACAAGACAAGATATCGTGGCTGCATCACTCAATTCCTCCTATTTGTGGGATTATGTAACTGTTTTGAAACTTACAGTTAACATGAGATTAGGTGGGATTGGTGCCTCTGCAACTGATTCCGAAACTAGAATGTTTGCTGAATGGATACTAGATATAGGCAATGGTGATGTTGGTGAATCAGAAGACGGAGTTTTTGATATTGAGATTCCACAAGATCTTTTGATAACAGATTATGTTGATCCAATCGGTTCTATGATCTCAACTATTTATCCAGAATATCTTCTAAATCTTGCCAATCCACAATATTATCAACAACGTGCAATTCTTGCTCCAACTCATGAAGTTGTGGACATCATTAATGATAGAATGATGCAATGTTTGGAGGGTGAAGAAAGGTCCTATCTGAGCTCAGATAGTATATGTGCGTCACAAAGAGACACTGACTTTAATTCTGAACTATACAATACTGATTTCCTAAATAGTATTGAAGTTGGTGGATTACCAAAGCACAATCTAAGGCTGAAAGTTGGTGTACCAGTTATGTTACTTCGAAATGTTGATCAAGCAGGAGGTTTGTGTAATGGTATACGGTTACAAGTTATTGAATTAGGTGAAAGAATGATCAAAGCCAAAATTTTAACCGGTTCCAACGTGGGCAAGATAACAGCTATATCACGTATGCTAATCGTTCCTACGGACAAGAGAATACCTTTCAGATTCCAAAGAAGACAATATCCGTTGTCGGTGTGCTTTACAATGACCATAAATAAAATTCAAGGACAATCACTTGAGCACGTCGGTTTATTTCTTCCAAAACCGGTCTTTAGTCATGGACAACTATACGTTGCACTTTCTCGAGTAACCAATCGTCAAGGAATAAAGATATTAATTCTAGACAAGGATAATAAAATATCAAACAAAACGAAAAATGTTGTATTCAAAGAAGTGTTGCAACACTTATAG